In one window of Pseudomonas chlororaphis subsp. chlororaphis DNA:
- a CDS encoding DUF6695 family protein encodes MAQAAQVTTVVTTPAAEVAPVQVYLVGDQDYVIPIVFPDYKIHIDGYQATFFGKKIEIPGGKAPYLGHAGVLVINGKTGQSKYYEYGRYPGPGPAGRVRVGRIPDVVLKGGAITESSLKKTLRHIATEHGQSGNITGVVLRGVVYDKALAWLKAKEAENTDSKRQEYDLGNHNCVTFATDLAEAVGFSIPFRTRVVVPSAYMAQFQFSEPDLDYIYSTDTLEITK; translated from the coding sequence ATGGCACAAGCTGCTCAGGTCACAACTGTAGTCACGACACCTGCTGCGGAAGTGGCGCCTGTTCAAGTCTATTTAGTGGGTGATCAGGATTACGTTATTCCTATTGTTTTTCCTGACTATAAAATCCATATCGACGGATATCAGGCTACGTTTTTCGGTAAGAAGATTGAAATACCTGGTGGTAAGGCTCCCTATCTTGGGCATGCTGGTGTTCTTGTTATTAACGGTAAAACAGGCCAGTCCAAATATTATGAATATGGTCGTTACCCCGGCCCGGGACCTGCTGGGCGTGTGCGCGTTGGCCGAATTCCTGATGTTGTGCTGAAGGGGGGAGCGATTACTGAGTCGTCTCTTAAAAAAACGTTAAGGCATATCGCCACTGAGCATGGCCAGTCTGGAAACATTACCGGAGTGGTACTGAGAGGCGTTGTCTACGATAAAGCGCTTGCTTGGTTGAAGGCGAAAGAGGCAGAAAATACCGATAGTAAACGGCAGGAGTATGATCTTGGTAACCACAACTGTGTAACTTTTGCTACTGACTTGGCAGAGGCAGTGGGTTTTTCAATACCTTTTCGTACTCGTGTTGTTGTACCTAGTGCATATATGGCGCAGTTCCAGTTTAGTGAGCCGGATTTGGACTATATCTACTCCACGGACACTCTGGAGATAACCAAGTGA
- the tssH gene encoding type VI secretion system ATPase TssH: MINVDLQQLIQALDAETRRDLESCAERCVARGGSKILVEDLLLGLLERPQGLLARALQDAEVDAGELSAALQSRVEHSASRNPVFAPELVQWLQDALLVANLELGQSQVEQAALILALLRNPMRYAGSRYQPLLAKLNIERLKDFALSQKEEPASGKPAAPGESLLQRFTHNLTQQAREGKLDPVLCRDGAIRQMVDILARRRKNNPIVVGEAGVGKTAVVEGLASRIAAGEVPQVLKGVELLSLDMGLLQAGASVKGEFERRLKGVIDEVKASPKPIILFIDEAHTLIGAGGNAGGSDAANLLKPALARGELRTIAATTWAEYKKYFEKDPALARRFQPVQLHEPTVSEAVTILRGLAQVYEKSHGIYLRDDAVVAAAELSARYLAGRQLPDKAVDVLDTACARVRISLAAAPESLERLRGELAEGGRQRQALRRDAEAGLVIDQEALDALEARLAEAEAEQQALETLWSEQRTLAERLLELRQQLAKAREAAAVEPTVSVEEDAEGTVIETLAAEVEEGQSVEALEAALNETHRALSDAQSQERLVSFEVCPRLVAEVISAWTGVPLTQLAREHNAKVASFATDLRARIRGQEQAVHALDRSMRATAAGLNKPDAPVGVFLLVGPSGVGKTETALALADLLYGGDRFITTINMSEFQEKHTVSRLIGAPPGYVGYGEGGMLTEAVRQKPYSVILLDEVEKADPDVLNLFYQIFDKGVANDGEGREIDFRNTLILMTSNLASDRISALCENGERPSAETLEETIRPVLSKHFKPALLARMRVVPYYPVGGPVLRELIEIKLGRLGERLNRRQLDFTHCQNLVDHLAERCTQSESGARLIDHLLDLHVLPLVADRLLDAMATGENLKRVHATLDSSGGVTCEFA, from the coding sequence ATGATCAACGTAGACCTGCAGCAACTGATCCAGGCGCTGGACGCCGAAACCCGCCGTGACCTGGAAAGCTGTGCCGAACGCTGCGTCGCCCGGGGCGGCAGCAAGATCCTGGTCGAAGACCTGCTGCTGGGCTTGCTGGAGCGTCCGCAAGGCTTGCTCGCACGCGCGTTGCAGGACGCCGAAGTGGATGCCGGCGAGCTGAGCGCGGCGCTGCAATCGCGGGTCGAGCACAGTGCCTCGCGCAACCCGGTGTTCGCCCCGGAGCTGGTGCAGTGGCTGCAGGACGCCTTGCTGGTGGCCAACCTCGAACTGGGCCAGAGCCAGGTCGAGCAGGCGGCGCTGATCCTCGCGCTGCTGCGCAACCCGATGCGTTATGCCGGTAGCCGTTACCAGCCGCTGCTGGCCAAGCTGAACATCGAGCGCCTGAAGGATTTCGCCCTGTCGCAGAAGGAGGAGCCGGCCAGCGGCAAGCCGGCGGCGCCGGGCGAATCGCTGTTGCAGCGCTTCACCCACAACCTGACCCAGCAGGCGCGCGAGGGCAAGCTTGACCCGGTGCTGTGCCGCGATGGCGCGATCCGCCAGATGGTCGACATCCTTGCCCGTCGCCGCAAGAACAACCCGATCGTGGTCGGCGAAGCCGGTGTTGGTAAGACCGCGGTGGTCGAAGGCCTGGCCTCGCGCATCGCCGCCGGTGAAGTGCCGCAAGTGCTCAAGGGCGTCGAGCTGCTGTCGCTGGACATGGGCCTGCTGCAAGCGGGCGCCAGCGTGAAGGGCGAGTTCGAGCGCCGCCTCAAGGGCGTGATCGACGAGGTCAAGGCTTCGCCTAAGCCGATCATTCTGTTTATCGACGAAGCCCACACCCTGATCGGCGCCGGTGGCAACGCCGGCGGTTCCGACGCGGCCAACCTGCTCAAGCCAGCCCTGGCCCGTGGCGAGCTGCGCACCATCGCCGCCACCACCTGGGCCGAGTACAAGAAGTACTTCGAGAAAGACCCGGCCCTGGCCCGTCGCTTCCAGCCGGTGCAGTTGCACGAGCCGACCGTCAGCGAGGCGGTGACCATCCTGCGTGGCCTGGCCCAGGTCTACGAGAAGAGCCACGGTATCTACCTGCGCGACGACGCAGTGGTGGCCGCGGCCGAACTGTCGGCCCGCTACCTGGCCGGCCGCCAGCTGCCGGACAAGGCGGTGGACGTGCTCGACACAGCCTGTGCCCGGGTGCGCATCAGCCTGGCGGCGGCGCCGGAGAGCCTGGAGCGCCTGCGTGGCGAGCTGGCCGAAGGTGGCCGTCAGCGTCAGGCGCTGCGCCGCGACGCCGAAGCCGGCCTGGTGATTGACCAGGAAGCCCTGGACGCGCTGGAGGCCCGTCTGGCCGAGGCCGAGGCTGAGCAGCAAGCCCTGGAAACCCTGTGGAGCGAACAGCGCACCCTGGCCGAGCGCCTGCTCGAACTGCGCCAGCAACTGGCCAAGGCCCGCGAGGCCGCGGCGGTCGAGCCGACCGTCAGTGTTGAAGAAGATGCCGAAGGCACGGTGATCGAGACCCTCGCCGCCGAGGTGGAAGAGGGGCAGAGCGTCGAGGCACTGGAAGCCGCCCTCAACGAAACCCATCGCGCCCTGAGCGATGCCCAGAGCCAGGAACGCCTGGTCAGCTTCGAAGTCTGCCCGCGCCTGGTGGCCGAAGTGATCAGCGCCTGGACCGGCGTGCCGCTGACGCAACTGGCCCGCGAGCACAACGCCAAGGTCGCGAGCTTCGCCACCGACCTGCGCGCACGCATTCGTGGTCAGGAGCAGGCGGTGCATGCGCTGGATCGTTCGATGCGCGCCACCGCCGCCGGCCTGAACAAGCCGGACGCGCCGGTGGGCGTGTTCCTGCTGGTGGGTCCGAGCGGCGTCGGCAAGACCGAAACCGCCCTGGCCCTGGCCGACCTGCTGTATGGCGGCGATCGTTTCATCACCACCATCAACATGTCCGAGTTCCAGGAGAAGCACACCGTGTCGCGTCTGATCGGCGCGCCTCCAGGCTACGTCGGCTATGGCGAAGGCGGCATGCTCACCGAGGCGGTGCGGCAGAAACCCTATTCGGTGATTCTGCTCGACGAGGTTGAGAAAGCCGACCCGGACGTGCTCAACCTGTTCTATCAGATCTTCGACAAGGGCGTGGCCAACGACGGCGAAGGGCGCGAGATCGATTTTCGCAACACGCTGATCCTGATGACCTCGAACCTGGCCAGCGACCGCATCAGCGCCCTGTGCGAGAACGGCGAGCGGCCGAGCGCCGAGACCCTGGAAGAGACCATCCGCCCGGTGCTCAGCAAGCACTTCAAGCCGGCGCTGCTGGCGCGCATGCGCGTGGTGCCGTACTACCCGGTGGGCGGCCCGGTGCTGCGCGAACTGATCGAAATCAAGCTGGGCCGTTTAGGTGAGCGCCTGAACCGTCGCCAGCTGGATTTCACTCACTGCCAGAACCTGGTCGACCATCTGGCCGAGCGCTGCACCCAGAGCGAAAGCGGCGCGCGCCTGATCGACCATCTGCTCGATCTGCACGTACTGCCGCTGGTAGCCGACCGCCTGCTGGACGCCATGGCCACCGGCGAGAACCTCAAGCGCGTGCACGCGACGCTCGACAGCAGCGGCGGCGTGACCTGCGAGTTCGCCTGA
- the tssC gene encoding type VI secretion system contractile sheath large subunit, translating to MSTSAAQQKSNENGEYSILDSIIAETRLTPDDEAYDIAKRGVSAFIEELLKPQNNGEPVKKAMVDRMIAEIDAKLSRQMDEILHHEDFQSLESAWRGLQLLVDRTNFRENIKIEILNVSKQDLLDDFEDSPEVMQAGLYKHIYTAEYGQFGGQPVGAIIANYFMSPSSPDVKLMQYVSSVACMSHAPFIAAAGPKFFGLESFTGLPDLKDLKDHFEGPQFAKWQSFRQSEDSRYIGLTVPRFLLRNPYDPEENPVKSFVYKETVANSHEHYLWGNTAYAFGTKLTDSFAKFRWCPNIIGPQSGGAVEDLPLHHFESMGEIETKIPTEVLVSDRREYELAEEGFISLTMRKGSDNAAFFSASSVQKPKFFGISAEGKAAELNYKLGTQLPYMMIVNRLAHYLKVLQREQLGSWKERTDLELELNKWIRQYVADQENPSAEVRGRRPLRAAQIIVSDVEGEPGWYRVSLNVRPHFKYMGADFTLSLVGKLDKE from the coding sequence ATGAGCACTAGTGCAGCACAACAGAAAAGCAACGAGAACGGCGAGTACAGCATTCTCGACAGCATCATCGCCGAAACCCGCCTGACTCCGGACGACGAAGCCTACGACATCGCCAAGCGCGGCGTGTCGGCCTTCATCGAAGAGCTGCTCAAGCCTCAGAACAATGGCGAGCCAGTCAAGAAGGCCATGGTCGACCGCATGATCGCCGAGATCGATGCCAAGCTCAGCCGCCAGATGGACGAAATCCTCCACCACGAAGACTTCCAGTCCCTGGAATCGGCCTGGCGCGGCCTGCAGTTGCTGGTCGATCGCACCAACTTCCGCGAAAACATCAAGATCGAAATCCTCAACGTCTCCAAGCAGGACCTGCTGGACGACTTCGAAGATTCGCCGGAAGTGATGCAGGCTGGCCTGTACAAGCACATCTACACCGCTGAATACGGCCAGTTCGGTGGCCAGCCGGTGGGCGCGATCATCGCCAACTACTTCATGTCGCCAAGCTCGCCAGACGTGAAGCTGATGCAGTACGTGTCCAGCGTTGCCTGCATGTCCCACGCGCCGTTCATCGCCGCGGCCGGTCCGAAATTCTTCGGTCTGGAAAGCTTCACCGGCCTGCCGGACCTCAAGGATCTGAAAGATCACTTCGAAGGCCCGCAATTCGCCAAATGGCAGAGCTTCCGCCAGTCGGAAGACTCGCGCTACATCGGCCTGACCGTACCGCGCTTCCTGCTGCGCAACCCGTACGATCCGGAAGAGAACCCGGTCAAATCCTTCGTCTACAAGGAAACCGTTGCCAACAGTCACGAGCATTACCTGTGGGGCAACACCGCGTACGCGTTCGGTACCAAGCTGACCGACAGCTTCGCCAAGTTCCGCTGGTGCCCGAACATCATCGGCCCGCAGAGCGGTGGCGCGGTAGAAGACCTGCCGCTGCACCACTTCGAAAGCATGGGCGAAATCGAAACCAAGATCCCGACCGAGGTACTGGTCAGCGACCGTCGTGAATACGAACTGGCCGAGGAAGGCTTCATCTCCCTGACCATGCGTAAAGGCAGCGACAACGCGGCGTTCTTCTCCGCCAGCTCGGTGCAGAAGCCGAAGTTCTTCGGCATCAGCGCCGAAGGCAAGGCCGCGGAGCTGAACTACAAGCTCGGCACCCAGCTGCCGTACATGATGATCGTCAACCGCCTGGCTCACTACCTCAAAGTGCTGCAGCGCGAGCAACTCGGTTCGTGGAAAGAACGTACCGACCTCGAGCTGGAACTCAACAAGTGGATCCGCCAGTACGTCGCCGACCAGGAAAACCCGAGCGCCGAAGTGCGTGGCCGTCGTCCGCTGCGCGCCGCGCAGATCATCGTCAGCGATGTGGAAGGTGAGCCGGGCTGGTACCGCGTCAGCCTGAACGTGCGCCCGCACTTCAAGTACATGGGTGCCGATTTCACCCTGTCGCTGGTTGGCAAGCTGGACAAAGAGTAA
- the tssF gene encoding type VI secretion system baseplate subunit TssF translates to MSFNHYYQSELTALRQLGRRFAERSPALAPFLGQAGRDPDVERLLEGFAFLTGRLRQKLDDELPELSHSLMHLLWPNYMRPLPAFSILQFDPLKQSGPALRVERDTPVESKPIDDVRCRFRTCYPTEVLPLDLTALNYSVKGDGALLSLRLEMSCDGHLGELNLSRLRLHLAGERYISQMLYLSLLRNLEGIELVPLGMDGKPFPGVSGNAMSFKMPGNRVQPVGFAEEEALIPYPLNTFRGYRYLQEYFAFQDKFLFVDLNGLDLLKSLPEDTLKQLHGLEVRFDIRKSGIQRLRPTLDNVKLYCTPIANLFKHDALPIRLDGKQDEYLLLPAEYDLENCGVFSVETVTGWKPGGLGYQEYVPFESFEHDPSFDVPQSRPHYSIRQRSSLLHDGLDTYLSFGIRHTEAHETLSIELTCTNQNLPRRLKLGEINQACEETPEFLSFRNITPATSSYAPPLNRDFLWKLISNMSLNYLSLANVDALKVILETYDLPRYYDQHLEKVSKRLLGGLKSIRHEHVDRLHRGLPLRGLRTELTIDPEGYIGEGDMFVFASVLNEFFALYASLNSYHELRVKSTQGEVYQWTPRMGLQPLL, encoded by the coding sequence GTGTCCTTTAACCACTACTACCAAAGCGAACTCACCGCGCTGCGCCAGCTGGGTCGCCGTTTCGCCGAGCGTAGTCCGGCCCTGGCGCCGTTCCTGGGCCAGGCCGGGCGGGATCCGGATGTGGAGCGCCTGCTCGAAGGTTTCGCCTTTCTCACTGGTCGCCTGCGACAGAAGCTCGATGACGAGCTACCGGAACTCAGCCACTCGCTGATGCACTTGCTGTGGCCGAACTACATGCGGCCGTTGCCGGCGTTCAGCATTTTGCAGTTTGACCCGCTGAAGCAGTCCGGGCCGGCCCTGCGCGTGGAGCGTGATACGCCGGTGGAGAGCAAGCCCATCGATGACGTGCGCTGCCGCTTCCGCACGTGCTACCCGACCGAAGTCCTGCCGCTGGACCTGACGGCGCTGAATTACTCGGTGAAAGGCGACGGCGCGCTGCTCAGCCTGCGCCTGGAGATGAGCTGCGACGGCCACCTCGGCGAGCTGAACCTCAGCCGCCTGCGCCTGCATCTGGCGGGTGAGCGCTACATCAGCCAGATGCTCTACCTGAGCCTGCTGCGCAACCTCGAAGGTATCGAGCTGGTGCCGCTGGGCATGGACGGCAAGCCGTTCCCGGGTGTCAGCGGCAATGCCATGTCGTTCAAGATGCCCGGCAACCGCGTGCAGCCGGTGGGCTTCGCCGAGGAAGAGGCGTTGATCCCGTATCCGCTGAATACCTTCCGCGGCTATCGCTACTTGCAGGAGTATTTCGCCTTCCAGGACAAGTTCCTGTTCGTCGACCTGAACGGCCTGGACCTGCTCAAATCGCTGCCGGAGGACACCCTCAAGCAGCTGCACGGCCTGGAAGTGCGCTTCGACATTCGCAAGAGCGGCATCCAGCGCCTGCGGCCGACCCTGGACAACGTGAAGCTGTATTGCACGCCGATCGCCAACCTGTTCAAGCACGACGCCCTGCCGATCCGCCTCGACGGCAAGCAGGACGAGTACCTGCTGCTGCCGGCCGAGTACGACCTGGAAAACTGCGGCGTGTTCTCGGTGGAAACCGTGACCGGCTGGAAGCCCGGCGGCCTGGGTTACCAGGAATACGTGCCGTTCGAATCCTTCGAGCACGACCCGAGTTTCGACGTCCCGCAAAGCCGCCCGCACTACAGTATCCGCCAGCGTTCCTCGCTGCTGCACGACGGCCTGGACACTTACCTGAGCTTCGGCATCCGCCACACCGAGGCCCACGAAACCCTGTCCATCGAGCTGACCTGCACCAATCAGAACCTGCCGCGCCGGCTCAAGCTCGGCGAGATCAACCAGGCGTGCGAGGAAACCCCGGAGTTCCTCAGTTTCCGCAATATCACCCCGGCCACCTCGAGCTACGCGCCACCGCTGAATCGCGACTTCCTGTGGAAGCTGATCAGCAACATGTCGCTCAACTATCTGTCGCTGGCCAACGTCGATGCGCTCAAGGTGATTCTCGAAACCTACGACTTGCCGCGCTACTACGACCAGCACCTGGAAAAGGTCAGCAAGCGCCTGCTGGGCGGACTCAAGTCGATCCGCCACGAGCATGTCGACCGGCTGCATCGGGGCCTGCCGCTGCGCGGTTTGCGCACCGAGCTGACCATCGATCCGGAAGGCTATATCGGTGAGGGCGACATGTTCGTCTTCGCCTCGGTTCTCAACGAGTTTTTCGCTCTTTACGCCAGTCTCAACTCGTACCACGAGCTGCGGGTAAAAAGTACACAGGGAGAGGTGTACCAATGGACACCACGTATGGGTCTACAGCCCCTGCTTTAA
- the tssB gene encoding type VI secretion system contractile sheath small subunit — translation MAKEGSVAPKERINVTFKPATGGAQEEIELPLKLLAIGDYTQRVDERKVEDRKPISIDKMTFDEVLAKQELSLTLSVPNRLQEEGDTEELAVKLRVNSMKDFNPASLVEQVPELKKLMELRDALVALKGPLGNAPAFRKAIEGVLADDESRGRVLGELGLNAAATEA, via the coding sequence ATGGCCAAAGAAGGCTCGGTAGCCCCCAAGGAACGCATCAACGTCACCTTCAAACCCGCCACCGGCGGTGCTCAGGAAGAGATTGAACTGCCGTTGAAGCTACTGGCAATCGGTGATTACACCCAGCGCGTGGACGAGCGCAAAGTGGAAGACCGCAAGCCGATCAGCATCGACAAAATGACGTTCGACGAAGTGCTGGCCAAGCAGGAGCTGAGCCTGACGCTGAGCGTGCCTAACCGTCTTCAGGAAGAGGGCGACACCGAAGAGCTGGCGGTCAAGCTGCGCGTCAACTCGATGAAGGACTTCAACCCGGCCAGCCTGGTCGAGCAAGTGCCTGAGCTGAAAAAACTGATGGAACTGCGCGACGCGCTGGTGGCCCTCAAGGGTCCGCTGGGTAACGCCCCTGCATTCCGTAAAGCCATCGAAGGCGTACTCGCCGACGACGAATCGCGCGGTCGTGTACTCGGTGAGCTGGGCCTGAACGCCGCAGCCACCGAAGCCTGA
- a CDS encoding PAAR domain-containing protein produces the protein MSGKPAARVSDPTACPLPGHATNPIAAGSGDVFFDGLAAARQGDASACGGAMSGGLATTVLINGKPAATVDSVGTHGNIVIGGSGTVIIGNSHSAAPFEAPVPLNIFGFDVRVQLLDSSSGSPLKNVPYIATLEDGTEVQGITDEAGLSKPLGKKAQPQNVQFAAKPNWLLRGE, from the coding sequence ATGTCAGGTAAACCCGCAGCACGCGTCAGCGACCCCACCGCCTGCCCGCTCCCCGGCCACGCAACCAACCCGATCGCCGCCGGTTCCGGCGATGTGTTTTTCGACGGCCTCGCGGCCGCCCGCCAAGGCGATGCCTCGGCGTGTGGCGGTGCGATGTCCGGCGGCCTGGCGACCACGGTGCTGATCAACGGCAAGCCGGCGGCCACAGTTGATTCGGTCGGGACTCATGGAAATATCGTTATCGGTGGGTCGGGGACGGTGATTATCGGGAATTCGCATTCGGCGGCGCCGTTTGAGGCGCCGGTTCCGTTGAATATATTCGGGTTTGATGTGCGTGTTCAGTTGTTGGACTCATCCTCCGGAAGCCCACTCAAGAATGTCCCCTATATTGCGACTCTTGAAGATGGCACTGAGGTGCAAGGGATTACAGATGAGGCAGGACTCTCCAAGCCTTTAGGTAAAAAGGCTCAACCACAAAATGTTCAGTTCGCTGCCAAGCCGAACTGGCTTTTGCGAGGAGAATGA
- the tssA gene encoding type VI secretion system protein TssA: MSYSSKLSAHYLELAKASVSKESFAGEDVRFSSEYEALESELGKAQSMHESGQIDWLKILENSEALLRTQSKDLRVAAWLTWALYQRESFPGLLAGLGLLQHLCEQHWAQIHPAKLRTRAAAIGWLVPRLEQVLGENIAIKEQLPLFRRLVEHLEGLDAALTEHLGDNAPLLLPICRRLSTMVQRAADNQPEPGAVGAVVAQVKQAATQLFTPGAPIDNEKEAQKALRAMQENARPLSAWWLKQKATDVRALRLNRTMLWLPIDAVPERNAEQITALRGLPADKLKIYQERFANGQYADLLVELEASLARAPFWFDGQRMVWECLQGLNADQAMREVEFHFALLLQRLPGVVELRFHDGAPFADPATRGWISAHVMPHLQSASAPRKVEATASQPAWEEALEEVLPILRKDGLKAAVQILKQGLQNAHGGRVRFFWQFSLARLCFMAKKYELAKTQLETLDQELLSSGLHAWEPDLALEVLHLLHSCCELLPQNHAVRERKEEIYRRLCHLDLEVVLE; encoded by the coding sequence ATGTCCTACTCAAGTAAACTTTCTGCCCATTACCTCGAACTCGCCAAAGCCTCTGTTTCCAAAGAGAGTTTTGCGGGCGAGGACGTTCGCTTCTCCAGCGAATACGAGGCACTGGAAAGTGAGCTGGGCAAAGCCCAATCCATGCACGAAAGCGGTCAGATCGACTGGCTGAAAATCCTCGAAAACAGTGAAGCGCTGCTGCGTACCCAGTCCAAGGATCTGCGGGTGGCCGCCTGGCTCACCTGGGCCTTGTATCAGCGTGAATCCTTCCCCGGCCTGCTGGCCGGCCTTGGTCTTCTGCAGCACCTGTGCGAACAGCATTGGGCGCAGATTCACCCCGCCAAACTGCGCACCCGGGCTGCCGCCATCGGCTGGCTGGTGCCGCGTCTTGAGCAGGTGCTGGGCGAAAACATCGCGATCAAGGAGCAGTTGCCGCTGTTCCGCCGCCTGGTGGAACACCTGGAAGGGCTCGATGCCGCGCTCACCGAGCATCTGGGTGACAACGCGCCCTTGCTGCTGCCGATCTGCCGGCGGCTGTCGACCATGGTCCAGCGCGCCGCCGACAACCAGCCGGAACCCGGCGCCGTGGGCGCGGTGGTGGCCCAGGTCAAGCAGGCCGCGACCCAGCTGTTCACGCCTGGCGCGCCGATCGACAACGAGAAGGAAGCGCAGAAGGCCCTGCGTGCGATGCAGGAAAACGCCCGCCCGCTGAGCGCCTGGTGGCTCAAGCAGAAGGCCACTGACGTACGCGCCTTGCGCCTGAACCGCACCATGCTGTGGTTGCCCATCGATGCCGTCCCGGAGCGCAACGCCGAGCAGATCACTGCGTTGCGCGGGCTGCCGGCCGACAAGCTCAAGATCTACCAGGAGCGTTTTGCCAATGGGCAATACGCCGACCTGTTGGTGGAGCTCGAAGCCAGCCTGGCCAGGGCGCCGTTCTGGTTCGACGGCCAGCGCATGGTCTGGGAATGCCTGCAGGGGCTGAACGCCGACCAGGCGATGCGCGAAGTGGAGTTTCACTTCGCGCTCCTGTTGCAGCGCCTGCCGGGGGTGGTCGAGTTGCGTTTCCACGACGGCGCGCCTTTCGCCGACCCGGCCACCCGCGGCTGGATCAGCGCCCATGTCATGCCCCATCTGCAAAGCGCCAGCGCGCCGCGCAAGGTCGAAGCGACCGCCAGCCAGCCTGCCTGGGAAGAAGCCCTCGAAGAGGTCTTGCCGATCCTGCGCAAGGACGGCCTCAAGGCCGCCGTGCAGATCCTCAAGCAAGGCCTGCAGAACGCCCATGGCGGGCGGGTGAGGTTTTTCTGGCAGTTCAGCCTGGCGCGGCTGTGCTTCATGGCCAAGAAATACGAGCTGGCCAAGACCCAGCTCGAAACCCTCGATCAAGAATTACTGAGCTCGGGCCTGCATGCCTGGGAGCCGGATCTTGCGTTGGAAGTGCTGCACCTCCTGCATAGCTGCTGTGAGTTGTTGCCGCAGAACCACGCAGTGCGAGAACGCAAGGAAGAGATTTATCGCAGGCTGTGCCACCTCGACCTCGAAGTGGTACTCGAATAG
- the tssG gene encoding type VI secretion system baseplate subunit TssG, whose protein sequence is MDTTYGSTAPALSGLTRVIREYSLFQAVLLVVDRLRDSHPGLSEEDLYDQLEFQANPSLGFPGSDVDRVEFFEEHGQMRARLRFNLIGLFGSGSPLPAFYGEQALGDSEDGNPTRNFLDLFHHRLQRLMLPIWRKYRYRASFKSGALDPFSAQLFALIGLGGEDIRKAKELNWKRLLPYLGLLSLRAHSAALIEAVLRYYFKHADLVIEQCIERRVEILEEQRNRLGRANSQLGEDLVLGERVRDRSGKFRIHIRQLDWQRFHEFLPIGFGYQPLCALVRFTLRDPLDYDIRLVLRQEEIRELRIGEQNACRLGWTSWLGRERADGVVTLGSKIH, encoded by the coding sequence ATGGACACCACGTATGGGTCTACAGCCCCTGCTTTAAGCGGGCTGACCCGGGTCATTCGCGAGTACTCGCTGTTTCAGGCCGTGCTGCTGGTGGTGGACCGGCTGCGCGATTCCCATCCGGGCCTGAGCGAAGAGGATCTCTACGACCAGCTGGAATTCCAGGCCAATCCGAGCCTGGGTTTCCCTGGCAGCGACGTCGATCGCGTGGAGTTTTTCGAAGAGCACGGGCAGATGCGCGCGCGCCTGCGGTTCAACCTGATCGGGCTGTTCGGCTCCGGCTCGCCGCTGCCGGCGTTCTACGGTGAACAAGCCCTGGGCGACAGCGAAGACGGCAACCCGACCCGCAACTTCCTCGACCTGTTCCACCATCGCCTGCAACGGCTGATGCTGCCGATCTGGCGCAAGTACCGCTACCGCGCCAGCTTCAAGAGCGGCGCGCTCGACCCGTTTTCCGCCCAGCTGTTCGCCTTGATCGGCCTCGGTGGCGAGGACATCCGCAAGGCCAAGGAGCTGAACTGGAAGCGCCTGCTGCCGTACCTCGGCCTGCTCAGCCTGCGGGCCCACTCGGCGGCATTGATCGAGGCCGTGCTGCGCTACTACTTCAAGCATGCGGACCTGGTGATCGAGCAGTGCATCGAGCGCCGGGTGGAGATTCTCGAAGAGCAGCGCAACCGCCTCGGCCGCGCCAACAGCCAGCTCGGCGAAGACCTGGTGCTGGGCGAACGGGTGCGCGACCGCAGCGGCAAGTTCCGCATCCATATCCGCCAGCTCGACTGGCAACGCTTCCACGAATTCCTGCCGATCGGTTTCGGCTACCAGCCGCTGTGCGCGCTGGTGCGGTTCACCCTGCGTGACCCGCTGGACTACGACATTCGCCTGGTCCTGCGCCAGGAAGAAATCCGCGAACTGCGCATCGGTGAGCAGAACGCCTGTCGCCTGGGGTGGACCAGTTGGCTCGGCCGCGAACGCGCGGACGGCGTGGTGACCCTGGGCAGCAAAATTCATTAA
- the tssE gene encoding type VI secretion system baseplate subunit TssE, whose amino-acid sequence MTGYGSLFERLSGEADKRVGWSREVSAMASVAAHLGKMLSTRAGSVQTLSDYGLPDLNDMRLSLHDALSQARLAIESFIEAYEPRLSNVRVVSLPRDHDQLKLAFNIEGLLEVDGFKRQVSFSARLDGSGQVKVS is encoded by the coding sequence ATGACCGGATACGGCAGCCTTTTCGAACGCCTGAGTGGCGAGGCCGACAAACGTGTCGGCTGGAGCCGCGAGGTTTCCGCCATGGCGTCGGTGGCTGCCCATCTGGGCAAGATGCTCAGCACCCGTGCGGGCAGCGTGCAGACGCTGTCCGACTACGGGTTGCCCGATCTCAACGACATGCGCCTGAGCCTGCACGACGCCCTGAGCCAGGCCCGCCTGGCCATCGAAAGCTTCATCGAAGCCTACGAGCCGCGTCTGAGCAATGTGCGTGTCGTTTCCCTGCCGCGCGATCACGACCAGCTCAAGCTGGCTTTCAATATCGAAGGCCTGCTTGAGGTGGACGGGTTCAAGCGCCAGGTCAGTTTTTCCGCGCGCCTGGATGGCAGCGGTCAGGTCAAGGTCAGTTAA